A region of Planktomarina temperata RCA23 DNA encodes the following proteins:
- a CDS encoding EpsG family protein, with product MLYLGLTSFLFLLRFALAGQGTARNQLYFIVLALLFVFSAFRYQVGCDWSGYYYQYLGAADFDWSSVTKIREPIWWAILGWIKSMGLSYPVANIASSTVFFLGVHVLAQRQPDPLGFLVLLFPILIINMPMSGIRQGAAIGLLCIAFVAFIDRRPLWFAFWVVLAAGFHISVLIFMLLLPVATGRYTRNRLLLAAFLAIPGAFALASGEAAEVATSRYIGTGTDAAGAIFRVGVLGLSAMHFFLFLRKKWLQTCPKDYSLTSIGAIGMALAFLLIPVSTVIGDRLGYYLIPIQAMIFARIPILPIQTNARLHATLPYLGLALVFAVWSQLSWHFKQCYIPYQSWIFGFPGGGPFQF from the coding sequence ATGCTTTACCTTGGGCTGACCAGTTTTCTATTTCTCCTGCGCTTCGCGCTTGCAGGGCAAGGGACCGCGCGTAATCAGCTTTATTTTATTGTGCTGGCTTTGCTCTTTGTGTTCTCAGCATTTCGCTACCAAGTCGGATGTGATTGGAGTGGATATTATTATCAGTATCTGGGTGCCGCTGACTTCGATTGGTCATCTGTTACCAAAATTCGCGAACCGATCTGGTGGGCAATACTTGGCTGGATCAAGAGCATGGGTTTATCCTACCCCGTTGCCAACATCGCCTCCAGTACAGTTTTCTTTCTGGGTGTCCATGTTCTCGCTCAGCGGCAGCCTGATCCATTGGGGTTCTTGGTGCTGCTGTTTCCCATTCTGATTATCAACATGCCAATGTCTGGTATCCGCCAAGGTGCGGCAATCGGGCTTTTGTGTATTGCCTTCGTGGCATTCATCGATCGGCGTCCTTTGTGGTTTGCGTTTTGGGTAGTGTTGGCTGCAGGCTTCCATATTAGCGTACTGATTTTCATGTTGCTTCTGCCTGTGGCAACAGGGAGGTACACACGGAACCGCTTGCTGCTTGCCGCATTCCTTGCAATCCCAGGCGCGTTTGCCCTTGCATCAGGAGAAGCGGCAGAAGTTGCAACAAGCCGATACATCGGAACCGGTACTGACGCCGCGGGCGCAATATTTCGTGTTGGAGTACTCGGCTTGTCAGCCATGCATTTCTTTTTGTTTCTGCGCAAAAAATGGCTACAGACATGTCCAAAAGATTACAGCCTTACGAGCATTGGCGCGATTGGGATGGCGCTGGCATTTCTTCTCATTCCGGTTTCCACAGTGATCGGCGACAGGTTAGGTTACTATCTGATCCCCATCCAAGCGATGATCTTTGCGCGAATTCCAATTTTACCGATCCAGACTAATGCTAGGCTCCACGCCACTTTGCCGTATCTCGGACTGGCGCTGGTCTTCGCAGTTTGGTCGCAGCTTTCGTGGCATTTTAAGCAATGCTACATTCCCTATCAAAGCTGGATTTTTGGCTTTCCAGGTGGCGGCCCCTTTCAGTTCTAA
- the rfbB gene encoding dTDP-glucose 4,6-dehydratase: MKILVTGGAGFIGSAVIRLAMSHGHAVVNLDALTYAACLTNLASVADSSLYAFEQADIRDQAALDKVFSVHQPDIVMHLAAESHVDRSIDSPGYFIETNITGTFNMLEAARKYWVEFGKPENFRFHHISTDEVFGSLPSDPAVLFTEDTPYDPRSPYSASKAASDHLVRAWHATYGLPVVLSNCSNNYGPYHFPEKLIPVVILNALAGIALPIYGDGSNIRDWLYVEDHADALLLVATRGALGRSYNIGGENERTNLQLVQNLCAILDRLRPREAGNYADLITFVTDRPGHDARYAINPSRIREELGWRPSVTIEEGLELTVRWYLENEDWWSPLLARNGVGKRLGTDKKVGQ; this comes from the coding sequence ATGAAAATTCTTGTAACTGGTGGTGCGGGTTTTATCGGCTCAGCCGTGATCCGTTTGGCCATGTCCCACGGCCATGCGGTCGTCAACCTTGATGCGCTGACATATGCCGCTTGCCTCACGAATTTGGCATCTGTGGCAGACAGCTCGCTGTATGCGTTCGAGCAGGCTGATATTCGCGACCAGGCTGCACTGGACAAAGTTTTTTCCGTCCATCAACCCGACATCGTTATGCACTTGGCTGCGGAGTCGCATGTCGACCGGTCGATCGACAGTCCGGGATATTTCATCGAGACCAATATCACTGGGACCTTCAACATGCTGGAGGCTGCGCGCAAATACTGGGTCGAGTTTGGCAAGCCAGAAAACTTCCGCTTTCACCATATATCGACAGACGAAGTCTTCGGCTCGCTGCCCAGCGATCCTGCAGTACTGTTCACGGAGGACACGCCCTATGATCCACGCAGCCCCTATTCAGCATCAAAGGCCGCCTCTGACCATCTGGTGCGGGCGTGGCACGCGACATATGGCCTGCCTGTCGTACTCAGCAATTGTTCCAACAATTATGGACCCTATCACTTCCCTGAAAAGTTAATACCAGTGGTTATTTTAAACGCGCTCGCGGGGATCGCTCTGCCGATTTATGGCGATGGTAGCAATATCCGCGATTGGCTTTATGTCGAAGATCACGCGGATGCGCTGCTACTTGTCGCCACCAGGGGCGCGCTGGGACGCAGCTATAATATCGGCGGCGAAAACGAGCGCACCAACCTGCAACTGGTGCAAAACCTCTGCGCTATTCTCGACCGGTTGCGGCCACGTGAAGCGGGCAATTATGCCGATCTCATCACCTTTGTCACCGACCGGCCCGGCCATGACGCGCGCTACGCGATCAATCCCAGTCGCATCCGCGAGGAATTGGGCTGGCGGCCTTCGGTTACTATAGAAGAGGGGCTGGAGCTTACCGTGCGATGGTATCTGGAAAATGAGGACTGGTGGTCCCCGCTGCTGGCACGCAATGGCGTGGGAAAGCGGCTGGGGACGGACAAGAAAGTCGGACAGTGA
- a CDS encoding DegT/DnrJ/EryC1/StrS family aminotransferase → MKIPFLDLGAAYRELKPEIDTALSRVLESGWYILGPEVEAFETEWAAYCHAKHAVGLANGLDALVLALRALNVGPGDEVIVPSNTYIATWLAVSAVGAKPVPIEPNPTTHNINTKRIAAAITPQTKVLLPVHLYGQPADMDPILDIAQRHGLRVIEDAAQAHGAQYKGKRIGAHGDIVCWSFYPGKNLGALGDAGAITTNDSALAERVALLRNYGSRQKYVNKEPGVNSRLDPIQAAVLRVKLRVLDEWTERRRALASDYTLGLAESGLILPHVPDWAEPAWHLYVVRTPDRDRLQGRLSEAGISTLIHYPIPPHMQKAYADMEIIPEALPLALDLASEVLSLPIGPQLGLDRVQDIVNALKNA, encoded by the coding sequence ATGAAAATTCCCTTTCTTGATCTCGGGGCTGCATACCGTGAACTCAAGCCAGAAATTGACACAGCACTTTCGCGCGTCCTCGAAAGTGGCTGGTACATCCTTGGCCCAGAAGTCGAGGCGTTCGAAACTGAGTGGGCGGCGTATTGCCACGCGAAACACGCGGTGGGGCTCGCTAACGGTCTTGATGCTCTAGTTTTGGCTTTGCGCGCGCTGAATGTAGGGCCGGGCGATGAGGTGATCGTGCCCTCCAACACATATATCGCAACTTGGCTAGCGGTTTCCGCAGTTGGCGCTAAGCCAGTGCCAATCGAACCTAATCCAACAACCCACAACATTAACACTAAGCGTATCGCCGCAGCGATTACGCCACAGACCAAGGTGTTGTTGCCAGTGCATCTTTATGGCCAACCCGCCGACATGGATCCGATCCTCGACATCGCACAACGTCACGGGCTACGGGTGATCGAGGATGCTGCGCAGGCCCACGGCGCGCAATATAAGGGAAAGCGCATCGGAGCGCATGGCGATATTGTTTGCTGGAGCTTCTATCCGGGCAAAAACCTCGGGGCGCTCGGCGATGCAGGTGCCATAACAACGAATGACTCCGCATTGGCAGAGCGTGTTGCCCTTTTGCGCAATTATGGTTCCCGCCAGAAGTACGTAAACAAAGAGCCTGGCGTGAACTCACGCCTCGATCCCATCCAAGCTGCGGTCTTACGGGTTAAGTTGAGGGTTCTAGATGAGTGGACTGAACGTCGCCGTGCTTTGGCCTCGGACTATACATTGGGTTTGGCGGAAAGTGGCCTCATTTTGCCCCATGTACCTGATTGGGCAGAGCCGGCTTGGCACCTCTACGTGGTGCGCACGCCTGATCGTGATAGGCTGCAGGGTCGTCTGTCAGAAGCTGGCATCAGCACGCTGATCCATTATCCAATCCCACCGCATATGCAGAAGGCTTATGCTGACATGGAAATCATACCAGAGGCACTACCTCTGGCCCTCGACTTGGCCAGCGAAGTACTCAGCCTGCCTATCGGTCCGCAGCTGGGTTTAGACCGCGTGCAAGATATTGTTAATGCGCTCAAGAATGCTTGA
- the rfbC gene encoding dTDP-4-dehydrorhamnose 3,5-epimerase, with protein MNVKKTDLVGVLLIEPDRFGDHRGFFAEAYNQRLYVGLGIHANFVQDNHSLSASVGTLRGLHFQVSPHAQAKLVRCGRGAIFDVAVDIRRGSPTYGQWTGCKLSAANGVQMFIPAGFAHGFVTLQPDSEIVYKCSDYYAPETEGALRWDDPTIGIIWPLQGDPILSSKDVVAPSLVDLDSPFIFEG; from the coding sequence ATGAACGTCAAGAAGACTGACTTGGTAGGGGTATTGCTTATCGAGCCTGATCGTTTTGGCGATCATCGTGGTTTTTTTGCTGAAGCCTATAATCAACGACTATATGTTGGGCTTGGGATCCATGCCAACTTCGTGCAGGACAATCACTCACTTTCGGCATCCGTGGGTACGTTGCGGGGGCTGCATTTTCAGGTATCACCTCACGCTCAAGCCAAGTTGGTGCGCTGCGGGCGGGGAGCGATTTTTGATGTGGCTGTTGATATACGAAGGGGAAGTCCAACTTACGGGCAATGGACAGGCTGCAAGCTCAGCGCCGCAAATGGCGTACAGATGTTCATTCCAGCAGGCTTTGCGCACGGGTTCGTAACGCTCCAGCCCGACAGCGAAATTGTTTACAAATGCTCAGATTATTACGCACCAGAGACCGAAGGCGCGCTTCGCTGGGATGACCCAACCATTGGCATAATCTGGCCTTTGCAGGGTGATCCGATCCTTAGCAGCAAGGACGTTGTTGCACCTTCTCTGGTTGATCTAGACAGCCCGTTTATTTTTGAAGGGTAG
- a CDS encoding glycosyltransferase family 4 protein — MNILLLSRYTRLGASSRLRSMQYLHALTREGLHVQVAPFFDDAYLEALYSRKGAPGSTMGYMLRRVRHMRRHPAPDLIWLEKEALPWIPWLIERALLPRGVPIVSDYDDAIFHRYDQHQRVAVRVALGRKIEGVMAASNLVMVGNQYLADHAWRSGAKRVETIPTVVDLEAYDVHPAKKSSDTTRIGWIGTPHTWKELAHPIHTVLEPLLKQNQALFRAVGAAMQPETVGSLEILPWTEDTEVSLIQNMDIGVMPLPETPWTRGKCGYKLIQYMACGLPVVASPVGVNCEIVEHGVNGFLAETNEEWRSAVETLLSDADLRRRMGAAGRKKVEDSYSLQVWGPRVAQMLRQVADEGQKV; from the coding sequence ATGAATATCCTACTTTTATCACGGTACACTCGTTTGGGTGCGTCCAGCCGGTTGCGCTCCATGCAGTATCTGCATGCACTGACACGAGAAGGTCTGCACGTTCAGGTCGCCCCCTTTTTCGATGATGCGTACCTAGAAGCACTTTATTCGAGAAAGGGAGCGCCCGGTTCAACGATGGGATATATGCTTCGACGCGTTAGGCACATGCGGCGCCACCCGGCGCCAGATTTGATCTGGCTCGAGAAAGAGGCTTTGCCCTGGATCCCTTGGCTCATCGAACGCGCACTGCTACCACGTGGGGTTCCAATCGTCAGCGATTATGACGACGCCATCTTTCATCGTTATGACCAACACCAGCGAGTAGCGGTCCGGGTGGCGCTCGGCCGTAAAATTGAAGGGGTAATGGCAGCCTCAAATCTCGTGATGGTAGGAAATCAATATCTTGCCGACCATGCGTGGCGTTCCGGTGCAAAACGCGTTGAGACAATACCCACCGTTGTAGACCTAGAAGCCTATGACGTTCACCCAGCCAAAAAAAGCAGTGATACAACTCGCATCGGCTGGATAGGAACCCCGCACACGTGGAAAGAATTAGCTCATCCCATTCACACCGTTTTGGAACCCTTGCTTAAGCAAAATCAGGCGCTATTCCGCGCGGTCGGCGCAGCCATGCAGCCTGAAACCGTTGGGTCACTAGAAATCCTACCTTGGACGGAAGACACCGAAGTTTCGCTGATCCAAAATATGGATATTGGCGTCATGCCACTGCCTGAAACGCCTTGGACGCGCGGCAAATGCGGTTACAAGTTGATCCAATACATGGCGTGCGGGTTGCCAGTTGTGGCATCGCCAGTAGGCGTCAACTGTGAGATCGTTGAACATGGCGTGAACGGCTTTCTCGCCGAAACTAATGAAGAGTGGCGCTCGGCCGTCGAGACCCTTCTATCGGATGCCGATCTCCGCCGTCGCATGGGAGCTGCCGGGCGCAAAAAAGTGGAAGACAGTTATTCTTTGCAAGTCTGGGGGCCGCGCGTGGCTCAGATGTTGCGCCAGGTCGCAGATGAGGGCCAGAAAGTCTGA
- a CDS encoding WxcM-like domain-containing protein, producing the protein MNEEFTAKGNVQIIDLPQIQDSRGDLTFVEGGNHIPFYIARVYYLYNVPVDAERGGHAHRDLEQVVFALSGSFRENRDA; encoded by the coding sequence ATGAATGAAGAATTTACAGCTAAAGGCAACGTTCAGATCATTGACCTGCCACAGATCCAGGACTCACGCGGCGATCTGACTTTTGTCGAAGGTGGCAATCATATCCCCTTCTATATCGCGCGGGTCTACTATCTCTATAATGTCCCCGTCGACGCCGAACGCGGTGGTCATGCCCATAGAGATCTGGAACAAGTTGTATTCGCACTGTCTGGCAGTTTTCGTGAGAACCGTGATGCCTGA
- a CDS encoding WxcM-like domain-containing protein: MPDQTRGSLLPVNANIAKTATIDPRVVLAGDGIFVRDHVRLDAACIIGEGVTIGQGAWVRAGAVVLRSVPANAIVEGNPAQIVGYRSGANSDMRPDPKLIDIHCHKHLDRPTRVPLDVSDCELYLMRRIADARGTLTVGEVPTEVPFVPERYFAVFDVPTVELRGEHAHKQCQQFMICLHGSCRVLLDDGQQRCEVILDRPDMGIFMPAMIWGTQYLYSPDAVLLVLASRPYEAEDYLRTYDEFLAELGRRKK, from the coding sequence ATGCCTGATCAAACTCGTGGAAGTCTCCTGCCAGTGAATGCTAACATTGCCAAAACCGCCACCATCGATCCACGAGTCGTTTTGGCCGGTGACGGAATCTTTGTGCGCGATCATGTACGACTAGATGCGGCATGCATCATTGGTGAGGGCGTGACAATTGGCCAGGGTGCCTGGGTCCGCGCTGGTGCCGTCGTCCTGCGGTCCGTGCCCGCCAATGCCATTGTCGAAGGCAATCCTGCGCAGATTGTAGGATACCGTAGTGGAGCCAATTCGGACATGCGACCCGATCCAAAACTAATCGACATTCACTGCCACAAGCACTTGGACCGACCGACGCGTGTCCCGCTGGATGTTAGCGACTGCGAGTTGTATCTAATGCGGCGCATCGCCGACGCTCGCGGTACATTGACCGTGGGCGAAGTGCCGACGGAGGTGCCATTCGTGCCTGAACGCTACTTCGCCGTGTTCGACGTGCCTACAGTAGAACTGCGCGGGGAGCATGCCCATAAGCAATGTCAACAATTTATGATATGCCTGCATGGGTCGTGTCGAGTACTTCTGGATGACGGGCAACAGCGCTGTGAAGTCATATTGGATCGCCCAGACATGGGGATATTCATGCCAGCGATGATCTGGGGCACACAGTATCTTTACAGCCCTGATGCAGTGCTGCTTGTTTTAGCTTCGCGTCCCTACGAGGCTGAAGATTATTTGCGCACTTATGACGAATTCCTTGCCGAACTGGGAAGGCGCAAGAAATGA
- the rfbD gene encoding dTDP-4-dehydrorhamnose reductase: MTDILVFGRTGQVATKIQALGDVVTLGRVDVDLSDPAACAAAIHAYRPRAVINAAAYTAVDRAEKEEALATTINGAAPTAMAGACASLNIPFVHISTDYVFAGNCTRAWLPDDMTEPQNAYGRSKLAGEVGIRASGCTHAILRTSWVFSAHGDNFAKTMLRLSESRDELSVVDDQIGGPTPAREIAAACLSIAQQLCCNPTKTGTYHFSGAPDVSWCTFAREIFAQAGRSTHVSPIATRDYPTTAARPLNSQLDCQTTEQVFGISRPNWRGNFAEIITDLGITT, encoded by the coding sequence GTGACAGACATTCTGGTTTTTGGCCGCACCGGCCAAGTGGCGACAAAGATTCAGGCATTGGGCGATGTTGTAACGCTGGGACGCGTTGACGTGGATCTATCTGATCCAGCAGCCTGCGCTGCCGCTATTCACGCCTACCGGCCCCGCGCAGTGATCAACGCTGCCGCCTACACGGCCGTGGACCGCGCCGAGAAAGAAGAGGCGCTGGCCACCACCATCAATGGTGCGGCACCCACCGCCATGGCGGGGGCCTGTGCGTCACTTAACATTCCCTTTGTGCATATCTCAACCGATTATGTCTTTGCAGGTAACTGCACACGCGCTTGGCTACCTGATGATATGACTGAACCGCAAAACGCTTATGGCCGGTCCAAACTGGCGGGCGAAGTAGGCATCCGAGCCTCAGGTTGCACGCACGCTATACTGCGCACATCTTGGGTGTTTTCTGCGCATGGCGACAATTTTGCCAAAACCATGCTGCGCCTGTCAGAAAGCCGCGACGAGCTCAGCGTTGTTGACGACCAGATAGGTGGGCCTACCCCCGCCCGCGAAATTGCCGCGGCTTGCCTGTCGATTGCGCAGCAGCTGTGCTGCAACCCCACCAAGACCGGAACCTATCATTTCAGCGGTGCGCCAGACGTTAGCTGGTGTACGTTCGCCCGTGAGATTTTTGCACAAGCGGGTCGGTCAACGCACGTTTCCCCAATCGCCACGCGGGATTATCCCACTACTGCCGCCCGACCACTGAATTCGCAGCTAGATTGCCAGACCACAGAACAGGTCTTTGGCATCTCCCGCCCCAATTGGCGTGGGAACTTCGCTGAGATTATCACAGATTTAGGGATCACCACATAA
- a CDS encoding glycosyltransferase: MTRILFITWDGPQSSYLEGLFCSIFKGLAEHGHHFHVLQFTWANTEAVLRTKAICEAAGIPYQSALIWRKVGSAGPLSSAILGRSHIWNAIRNWNIDTLMPRSLMPALAVLAMGSRRGLKLVFDADGFAADERVDFGGLSPKSATYRILRAVEARTAKVADQVLVRTPSAIELLVDRSGADRAKFYVVGNGRDPTPYLRDWPQRTDNEFRLCYAGSLGGKYYIDQMIEVAKGLRAHIPNLVFCIFTSDKTNLDVALDRSGVTERHWIQVSRLPPEEMPAALIQCDLALALFQRAFSMQFVLPIKLGEYLLAGLPIIGTAGVGPVEPLIEAGVMLPLNEDLSEVWPWVRDNVISQQIAISKRSHAIGLAHFSLQASVDSYLAALEQNTA; this comes from the coding sequence ATGACCCGTATCCTATTCATCACTTGGGACGGTCCACAAAGTAGCTATCTTGAAGGGCTGTTTTGCTCCATCTTCAAGGGCCTTGCTGAACATGGGCATCATTTTCATGTCTTGCAGTTCACTTGGGCCAACACAGAGGCTGTTTTGCGTACTAAAGCAATCTGTGAGGCTGCTGGTATACCCTACCAATCCGCACTTATTTGGCGAAAAGTAGGGAGTGCAGGGCCTCTTTCTTCTGCCATTTTGGGACGCAGTCACATCTGGAATGCAATAAGAAATTGGAATATTGATACGTTAATGCCAAGAAGCCTGATGCCCGCATTAGCAGTGCTGGCGATGGGCTCTCGCAGGGGATTGAAATTGGTCTTTGATGCGGATGGTTTTGCCGCAGATGAACGTGTGGATTTCGGAGGGCTTTCTCCGAAAAGCGCCACTTACCGGATCTTGCGGGCGGTCGAGGCCCGCACCGCTAAAGTCGCCGATCAGGTCCTGGTCCGAACGCCTAGCGCCATCGAATTACTGGTTGATCGTTCAGGTGCTGACAGAGCAAAGTTTTATGTTGTCGGTAACGGTCGTGACCCAACACCCTACCTTCGTGACTGGCCACAGCGGACCGATAACGAGTTCCGACTTTGTTATGCGGGCTCGCTTGGTGGAAAGTACTACATCGACCAAATGATAGAAGTGGCCAAAGGCTTGCGTGCACATATACCCAACTTGGTGTTTTGTATCTTCACTAGTGACAAAACCAACCTTGACGTCGCCCTTGATCGATCTGGGGTCACCGAACGACACTGGATCCAAGTTTCGCGATTGCCTCCAGAGGAAATGCCAGCCGCCTTAATACAATGCGATCTTGCGCTAGCGCTGTTTCAGCGAGCCTTTTCGATGCAATTCGTTTTACCAATCAAGCTTGGAGAATACCTGTTGGCGGGTCTGCCGATAATAGGAACAGCAGGCGTTGGCCCGGTTGAGCCCTTGATTGAGGCAGGCGTTATGCTTCCGTTAAACGAAGACCTTTCCGAAGTTTGGCCCTGGGTACGAGACAATGTAATTTCTCAACAGATAGCAATTAGTAAGCGATCACATGCAATAGGCTTGGCTCATTTTTCTCTTCAGGCGTCGGTTGATAGCTATTTGGCCGCGTTAGAACAGAATACGGCATGA
- a CDS encoding glycosyltransferase, which yields MKVLLLHEMSGVHTELKKGLTAIGVEAKIATFGDGWKQYGTDIALGNLNGFARGSISKTICQLRLVRHLSNFDVIQCISPTPFFRPLNRILVDQMQQSGADLFYIAAGSDAVYRKHVRDLPYYPPHDWYENERQYSDLDYLLKQTRAIIPVCYEYEFCMKRDGRNPHKVIPFPIDVLNHTQSKLAQNRRIRIFHPLNRLNPRNDFKGSKMIKDVFDRLSSKFHDVAEFIIAGGLPHQEYDELTNSVDIIVDQTNGMSYGMSAALGLAKGKVVLSGNENITKVYNHYQDCPVINITPDPKYLERQLEELLLNRSSIRELGEKSRLFAEQHHDHKKVARKYLEAYVMQSGR from the coding sequence ATGAAAGTTCTTCTGCTACACGAAATGAGTGGAGTACACACTGAACTCAAAAAAGGTCTCACAGCGATTGGCGTTGAAGCAAAAATCGCTACATTTGGAGATGGATGGAAACAGTATGGAACTGATATTGCGCTCGGAAATTTAAATGGCTTCGCTCGTGGATCTATCAGTAAGACAATTTGCCAACTACGGCTGGTACGACACCTAAGTAATTTTGACGTAATTCAATGTATTTCACCTACCCCTTTTTTTCGACCGTTAAACCGTATTCTCGTCGACCAAATGCAGCAATCAGGCGCTGATCTATTTTACATTGCAGCAGGATCAGACGCAGTCTATCGAAAGCATGTTCGAGACTTACCATACTACCCTCCACATGATTGGTATGAAAACGAACGCCAATATTCAGATTTAGATTATTTACTCAAGCAAACGCGTGCCATAATACCAGTCTGTTATGAATATGAATTCTGCATGAAAAGAGATGGCCGGAATCCACATAAAGTAATACCATTTCCCATCGACGTTTTAAATCACACGCAGTCGAAACTGGCCCAAAATCGAAGGATACGAATTTTTCATCCACTTAACAGGCTAAACCCAAGAAATGATTTTAAGGGATCCAAAATGATAAAGGACGTCTTTGACCGTCTTTCCTCAAAATTTCATGATGTGGCTGAATTTATCATAGCAGGTGGGCTACCACATCAAGAGTATGACGAACTAACAAATAGCGTGGACATAATTGTCGATCAGACAAATGGTATGAGCTACGGGATGAGTGCGGCTTTAGGTTTAGCAAAAGGTAAAGTCGTTCTTTCTGGGAATGAAAATATAACAAAAGTTTACAATCACTACCAAGATTGTCCAGTTATCAATATTACTCCAGATCCTAAATATCTTGAAAGACAACTAGAGGAGCTTCTTCTAAACAGAAGCTCAATACGTGAACTGGGTGAAAAATCACGTTTATTTGCGGAACAGCATCATGACCATAAGAAAGTTGCTCGCAAATATCTTGAAGCCTACGTAATGCAGAGCGGGCGATAG
- a CDS encoding O-antigen translocase has translation MSDLSSSRSLIKSMLVIGSAQVVNILISIVRMKVLAVLLGPSGVGLLSIYTSLRGMVTQTTGLGMESSGVREIASSRGDEATLSRVRRVLFAAHLIQGTLAMIAVWLLHERIAIWLFGDVLRATEVGLIGIAILIGLLASAQTTLLQGLRKIGDLGRVTVIGAFVGTLVGLAAVWLQGERGLIWFILVQPLAVVLIALHYTRHLPKPIAARLSLVELWEVWKPMAKLGAAFMLGGLATAATLLLVRGLISKELGLDAAGYFAAAWGITMTYVGFLLGAMGADYYPRLTEVIHDKVAAVRLMNDQAQLGLAIGGPVLLLLIGLAPWVITLLYSSAFEPAVSLLQWQMVGNVFKLASWALAFSIIAAARGKTFFLMELSFNIVFLSMVLIFLPHVGLEVTAYAFVLGYLVYLTIVYVLARNIHGFRWQTLSLGLLGLHTSLGVALLVLALIAPFAAAVASPLLAAATGLFSLRVILIKTGPGGRLTARLTRIYEVIGWPIVHKNETR, from the coding sequence ATGTCTGATCTGTCGAGCTCCCGCAGCCTGATCAAATCGATGTTGGTCATTGGGTCGGCACAGGTGGTCAACATCCTGATTTCCATTGTCAGGATGAAAGTGCTGGCCGTTTTGCTTGGGCCCAGCGGCGTTGGCCTACTCAGCATTTACACTAGCCTGCGGGGGATGGTCACACAAACCACAGGCCTCGGCATGGAATCCAGCGGCGTTCGAGAAATCGCGTCCTCGCGTGGTGACGAGGCAACGCTCAGTCGCGTGCGTCGCGTCCTCTTTGCTGCGCACCTTATACAAGGGACATTGGCGATGATCGCCGTCTGGCTCCTGCACGAGCGCATCGCGATCTGGCTTTTTGGTGACGTTCTACGGGCGACAGAGGTCGGATTGATTGGGATTGCTATCCTCATTGGCCTGCTCGCTTCCGCACAAACGACTCTCTTGCAAGGACTGCGGAAGATTGGTGATCTGGGGCGTGTGACGGTGATTGGCGCCTTCGTCGGGACCCTCGTGGGCCTTGCAGCTGTCTGGCTTCAAGGTGAGCGCGGCCTCATTTGGTTTATCCTCGTGCAGCCACTGGCTGTAGTTTTAATTGCCCTGCACTACACACGTCACCTGCCCAAACCCATCGCTGCACGCCTGTCGCTTGTCGAGTTGTGGGAAGTCTGGAAACCCATGGCCAAGCTCGGTGCTGCCTTCATGCTCGGCGGGCTGGCGACGGCGGCGACGCTGTTGCTTGTGCGCGGCCTCATCTCTAAGGAGCTGGGGCTCGATGCCGCAGGGTATTTCGCAGCAGCCTGGGGCATTACCATGACTTATGTGGGCTTTCTGCTTGGTGCGATGGGGGCAGACTACTACCCTCGCCTGACCGAGGTCATCCACGACAAGGTTGCAGCGGTCCGGCTCATGAATGACCAGGCCCAGCTGGGCCTCGCCATCGGCGGTCCGGTCTTGTTGCTTCTTATAGGTCTGGCACCTTGGGTGATCACCCTTCTTTATTCCAGTGCATTTGAGCCAGCGGTTTCGCTTCTGCAGTGGCAAATGGTTGGTAATGTCTTCAAGCTCGCAAGTTGGGCCCTGGCATTTTCCATCATCGCCGCAGCGCGTGGCAAGACGTTTTTTCTCATGGAGCTGAGCTTTAACATCGTCTTTCTCAGCATGGTCCTCATCTTTCTGCCTCACGTCGGTTTGGAGGTGACGGCCTATGCCTTCGTGCTGGGTTACCTTGTCTATCTGACCATCGTCTATGTGCTGGCGCGCAACATTCACGGTTTCCGCTGGCAGACACTCTCTCTCGGCCTGCTGGGTCTGCATACGAGCCTTGGTGTTGCGCTGCTGGTACTGGCACTGATTGCCCCCTTTGCGGCGGCCGTGGCATCACCGCTTCTTGCTGCGGCGACGGGTCTATTCAGCCTTCGGGTCATACTAATTAAAACGGGCCCCGGGGGACGCCTCACCGCGCGCCTCACCCGCATCTACGAAGTCATTGGCTGGCCAATAGTACACAAAAACGAAACCAGATAA